A window of the Mus pahari chromosome 1, PAHARI_EIJ_v1.1, whole genome shotgun sequence genome harbors these coding sequences:
- the LOC110322223 gene encoding olfactory receptor 52E8-like, which yields MTERMSLYNNTQVRPSWFLLLGIPGLEDAHIWIGFPFCFLYLIAVLGNAAILFVIQTEHSLHEPMYYFLAMLDSIDLGLTTATIPKMLGIFWFNLREISFGGCLSQMFFIHFFTTCGSHIGVILTFFTPAFFSFLTHRFGHNVPQFIHIFLANLYVVVPPALNPVIYGVRTKQIRERVMRILFHKDH from the exons ATGACTGAAAGAATGTCCCTGTATAACAATACACAAGTCCGTCCTTCTTGGTTCCTCCTGCTGGGCATTCCAGGGCTTGAAGATGCACACATCTGGATTGgatttcccttttgttttctctatctcaTTGCAGTCCTGGGGAATGCTGCTATTTTATTTGTGATCCAAACTGAACACAGTCTTCATGAGCCCATGTACTACTTCCTAGCCATGCTGGATTCCATTGACCTGGGTCTGACCACAGCCACCATCCCCAAAATGCTGGGCATCTTCTGGTTCAATCTCAGGGAAATATCATTTGGAGGTTGCCTTTCTCAAATGTTCTTCATCCACTTCTTCACG ACCTGTGGCTCTCATATAGGTGTTATCTTAACCTTTTTTACTCCggcatttttctccttcttgacACATCGTTTTGGCCACAATGTGCCCCAATTTATCCACATTTTCTTGGCCAATCTCTATGTGGTTGTCCCACCTGCCCTTAATCCTGTGATCTATGGGGTAAGGACCAAGCAGATTCGGGAGCGAGTAATGAGGATTTTGTTCCATAAAGATCACTAG